A DNA window from Bdellovibrio sp. BCCA contains the following coding sequences:
- a CDS encoding flippase activity-associated protein Agl23 translates to MKSSKVTHFSWILLWFALLFLAMVTRFYDLANKPIHFDESINGWFVMQMQSVGYYKYDPNNYHGPLYFYILQFFEFLWGRSLEVLRAVPAFFSFLSVMVFSFGILSSKPAQRWMMFFIFVSPAFLFFGRSGIHEMPFVFFQILFALGFLRWFENADDKALGLMLVGLWGMSTLKETFVITLFGFALAFLSLGSQQWRAYLDRNKLKQAWTPRLTVLSAVLALLFVQLFTGFFKNPSGLVDFVKAFLPWAKTGVEGKGHEKVFTYWLQVFWEAEPLILLGVGVALWGVFSKTKALRAMSVFSLSQLFIYSVIPYKTVWCVLSLVWGFYFVLAFALIEVKHLRWFVLLLSVVGMRSAYTSVYQHPIWMEHPYVYVNSTQDLTTLYKTIMDQAKTHPEILQGPVQIGMKEQWPWPWLLRSFKNFDYNLCSKNLNENALIYFCDLSAAYEVDHAVNEPYWKLTVILRQSREASLIYLKKSAFPEALFKGAETVGEEE, encoded by the coding sequence ATGAAATCATCTAAGGTCACGCATTTCTCATGGATTCTTTTGTGGTTCGCCTTGCTTTTCCTGGCAATGGTCACACGCTTTTACGACCTGGCAAACAAGCCTATCCATTTTGATGAAAGCATTAACGGATGGTTTGTGATGCAGATGCAATCTGTGGGGTATTACAAATACGATCCGAACAATTATCATGGCCCTTTGTATTTTTATATTTTGCAGTTTTTTGAATTTCTCTGGGGACGCAGTCTTGAAGTTTTGCGAGCAGTGCCAGCGTTTTTCAGTTTTTTAAGCGTGATGGTTTTTTCTTTTGGTATTTTGTCGTCAAAGCCAGCGCAACGCTGGATGATGTTTTTTATTTTTGTCAGTCCGGCATTTTTATTCTTCGGTCGCTCAGGCATTCACGAAATGCCTTTTGTGTTTTTTCAAATTCTTTTTGCGTTGGGTTTCTTGCGCTGGTTTGAAAATGCCGACGACAAGGCCCTAGGATTGATGCTTGTCGGTCTTTGGGGCATGAGCACGCTTAAAGAGACTTTTGTTATCACGCTTTTTGGTTTTGCCTTAGCATTTTTGTCTTTAGGGTCTCAACAATGGCGGGCCTATTTAGACCGAAATAAATTGAAACAAGCGTGGACACCGCGTTTGACGGTGCTGAGTGCTGTTTTAGCTCTTTTATTCGTCCAGCTCTTTACGGGCTTTTTTAAAAACCCGTCAGGTCTTGTGGATTTTGTGAAAGCGTTTTTACCTTGGGCTAAGACGGGTGTTGAAGGTAAGGGACACGAAAAAGTTTTTACGTACTGGTTGCAAGTTTTTTGGGAAGCAGAACCGTTGATTCTTCTCGGAGTGGGAGTCGCTTTGTGGGGAGTGTTTTCAAAAACTAAAGCTCTTCGTGCCATGAGCGTGTTTTCACTTTCACAGCTTTTCATTTACTCCGTCATTCCTTACAAGACGGTATGGTGTGTGTTGTCTTTGGTGTGGGGATTTTACTTCGTTCTTGCTTTTGCTCTTATTGAAGTGAAGCACCTGCGTTGGTTTGTCCTGCTTTTGTCAGTTGTAGGGATGAGAAGTGCTTACACCTCAGTGTATCAACATCCAATTTGGATGGAGCATCCGTATGTGTATGTGAACTCCACGCAGGATCTGACGACACTCTATAAAACGATCATGGATCAGGCTAAGACGCATCCTGAAATACTTCAGGGCCCTGTGCAAATCGGAATGAAAGAGCAGTGGCCTTGGCCGTGGCTTTTGCGTTCTTTTAAAAATTTTGATTACAATCTGTGTTCAAAGAATTTAAATGAAAACGCCTTGATTTATTTTTGTGATTTGTCAGCCGCGTATGAGGTTGACCACGCTGTGAATGAGCCTTATTGGAAGCTCACGGTGATATTGCGACAGTCCCGAGAAGCTTCGCTGATTTATTTAAAAAAATCAGCCTTTCCGGAGGCGCTCTTTAAGGGAGCGGAAACTGTGGGTGAAGAGGAGTAG
- a CDS encoding lytic transglycosylase domain-containing protein → MKKTVTTLTVFFAASAGAQVQKVDLKKDLSAAHIVDLYQITGKKNKTLSPLSQLKDYEIHLKWQECIVLAPKVFANQKELRGWVGQTWLHCLEQGQKKKTDLAAMEKALSTLSTHKDLFKEGPWADDLASRWVSLRLDQLEAQVQKKESKAANALGELLNEPFKLSKEQKSRIYQALGDLALAKVNYHEAQFLYEEAQDQKDSKYLQEKLEFLAKARGESISPKVAIETPELGEEVKIEERLRQSLKQNDSVAALKDAITVLNQYPGSRSARRLKDKPLEIYNSLAEKLAKVKALNEMEEADSSRLLDWAQNLHRRGDYAGAMSLAQAAAEKSPMSPQIPSALWIAGRCAHFLGQYDRALEHFQKLITYNNGSDEAAEALFRSSLIYYRKKDFSTASALLERLLLQGRDRYDLNAQYWLIRSLQETNPERAKQTAAALIEKYPFSYYGLRLRAESQDGKLSWPDLKDKPPKLQTEFYLAGNQKKSWQRFKKLSDAGWVSEAQSELSALPPIKDATVKVSLAEKMSERQQYMTAIRLINDALETDPSLRREQFVKLGYPEVFGSLYQAEAERYGVHASLLRSLTRQESAFNLRAVSTSNALGLMQMIPPTAQEVSKKLGLKIELPDDMFRPEVNIPMGSFYISQMLGQFENNVPFALAAYNAGPYRLQAWFDGRAEVSELMAKPSSAPRDEVWFDELPWTETSFYVKAILRNVLLYRLAEESSFTLKPVLWQDLLNKKAK, encoded by the coding sequence ATGAAAAAAACGGTGACAACACTAACAGTTTTTTTTGCGGCTTCTGCGGGAGCTCAAGTGCAAAAAGTCGATTTAAAAAAAGACCTTTCTGCTGCTCACATTGTGGATCTTTATCAAATCACCGGGAAGAAAAATAAAACTCTTTCGCCTTTGTCACAGCTCAAAGACTATGAAATTCATTTGAAGTGGCAAGAGTGTATTGTGCTGGCTCCAAAAGTTTTTGCGAATCAGAAGGAATTGCGTGGTTGGGTTGGACAAACGTGGCTTCACTGTCTAGAGCAAGGACAAAAGAAAAAGACTGACCTTGCGGCAATGGAAAAAGCTTTGTCGACTTTAAGCACTCACAAAGATCTTTTTAAAGAAGGTCCTTGGGCTGATGATTTAGCAAGCCGTTGGGTTTCTTTGCGCTTAGATCAACTAGAAGCGCAAGTGCAAAAGAAAGAATCCAAAGCCGCGAATGCTTTGGGTGAATTACTTAACGAGCCCTTTAAATTAAGCAAAGAACAAAAATCACGCATTTATCAAGCCTTGGGTGATTTGGCTTTGGCAAAAGTGAATTATCATGAGGCGCAGTTCTTGTATGAAGAAGCGCAAGATCAAAAAGATTCTAAGTATCTTCAAGAAAAGTTAGAATTCCTAGCAAAGGCCCGCGGCGAAAGCATTTCTCCGAAAGTCGCTATTGAAACTCCGGAACTCGGGGAAGAAGTTAAAATCGAAGAACGTCTTCGTCAGTCTTTAAAGCAAAATGATTCTGTGGCGGCTTTAAAAGACGCGATCACGGTTTTAAATCAGTATCCGGGAAGCAGAAGTGCCCGACGTTTGAAAGATAAACCTTTGGAAATCTACAATTCACTGGCAGAAAAATTGGCGAAGGTCAAAGCGCTGAACGAAATGGAAGAAGCCGATAGCAGTCGATTGTTGGATTGGGCGCAGAACCTGCACCGTCGCGGCGATTATGCGGGTGCAATGTCTTTAGCTCAAGCGGCGGCAGAAAAAAGTCCGATGTCTCCACAGATTCCCAGTGCTTTGTGGATTGCGGGGCGCTGTGCTCACTTTTTAGGTCAGTATGACCGGGCATTAGAGCATTTTCAAAAATTGATCACTTACAATAACGGTTCAGATGAAGCGGCAGAAGCTCTTTTCCGTTCCAGTTTGATTTACTATCGCAAAAAAGATTTTTCAACGGCATCGGCCCTGCTGGAGCGTCTTTTACTACAGGGACGTGATCGTTATGATCTCAATGCGCAGTACTGGTTGATTCGCTCACTGCAGGAAACAAATCCGGAGCGCGCAAAACAGACAGCCGCAGCATTGATCGAAAAGTATCCGTTCTCTTATTATGGTTTGCGCCTTCGTGCGGAATCACAGGACGGAAAACTCTCTTGGCCAGATCTGAAAGACAAACCGCCAAAGTTGCAGACAGAATTTTATCTTGCGGGAAATCAGAAAAAATCATGGCAGCGTTTTAAAAAACTTTCGGATGCAGGTTGGGTGAGTGAAGCCCAGTCGGAACTTTCGGCGCTTCCACCTATCAAAGACGCGACGGTGAAAGTGTCTTTGGCTGAAAAAATGTCTGAGCGTCAGCAATACATGACAGCGATTCGTTTGATCAATGATGCTTTGGAAACAGATCCGAGTTTGCGCCGAGAGCAATTTGTGAAGCTTGGGTATCCTGAAGTTTTTGGTTCTTTGTATCAAGCTGAGGCGGAACGCTACGGTGTGCATGCTTCTCTGTTGCGAAGTCTCACTCGTCAAGAGAGTGCGTTTAATTTGCGCGCGGTCTCTACATCGAATGCTTTAGGGTTGATGCAAATGATTCCGCCGACAGCGCAGGAAGTGTCGAAAAAATTAGGACTCAAAATCGAATTGCCGGATGATATGTTCCGCCCTGAAGTGAATATTCCGATGGGTTCGTTTTATATTTCCCAGATGTTAGGCCAGTTCGAAAACAACGTGCCTTTCGCTCTAGCTGCATATAACGCAGGACCCTATCGTTTGCAGGCGTGGTTTGATGGAAGAGCTGAGGTCAGCGAATTAATGGCGAAACCCAGCAGCGCTCCTCGAGACGAAGTGTGGTTTGATGAACTTCCATGGACAGAGACAAGCTTTTACGTGAAAGCGATCTTGCGCAACGTTTTGCTCTATCGTCTAGCGGAAGAGAGCAGTTTCACTCTAAAACCCGTCTTATGGCAGGATTTGCTGAATAAAAAGGCAAAATAA
- a CDS encoding LysM peptidoglycan-binding domain-containing protein: MRRLFTLSLVLAFVAGCAHKNVSTTAAGGSEGANAETEIKDISSFRLSDPEGPKVVDQELESIPTEVNPLVEKWIAYFQGRGRPHMERYLARSTRYEKLMKKVLRDNGLPEDLFYIALIESGFSSQATSHAAAVGYWQFIRGTGKRYGLEISPFVDERRDPVFATQAAAEYFKGLYSVFGSWYLAMASYNVGENRVKREVMNHYTRDFWELARKKRLPKETINYVPKFIAAKMIGKDPAKYGFDDIDYLPPIEFDHISLKQPVNLRSMAEKLNLNYEDFKALNPKFKGEVATVKGEELILRVPPGTTEAAIVAANESVVANVQFIADSGDTQAYRIRRGDTLSTVARKYRTTVAYLRDLNDIPRRKPLRVGMRIYVPDRTPIKDRTSVNRSIVAKKSNSDSGLQKVSAVMSEDGRYYIVQSGDSLFTIARKYSTSVSELQRLNSIKRGRTLKVGMKLRVPTPDSSSVREVAKAKVHVVKRGENLSVIAAKYNVSMSDIKQKNKIRNPASLVVGSRIVIPSESAQ; encoded by the coding sequence ATGAGGAGACTTTTTACATTGAGTTTGGTCCTGGCCTTTGTGGCGGGATGTGCGCACAAGAACGTAAGCACAACAGCAGCCGGAGGTTCAGAAGGAGCCAATGCTGAAACGGAAATCAAGGACATCAGTTCCTTCCGTTTGTCAGACCCCGAAGGGCCCAAAGTGGTCGATCAAGAATTGGAATCAATTCCTACGGAAGTGAATCCTCTTGTTGAAAAATGGATTGCTTATTTCCAAGGCCGCGGTCGTCCGCATATGGAAAGATATTTAGCACGTTCCACTCGTTACGAAAAACTGATGAAAAAAGTTTTGCGTGACAACGGACTTCCTGAAGATCTTTTCTACATCGCATTGATCGAATCTGGTTTTAGTTCCCAAGCAACATCGCATGCAGCGGCTGTCGGTTACTGGCAGTTTATTCGCGGCACAGGAAAACGTTATGGTCTAGAGATCAGCCCGTTCGTCGATGAACGTCGTGACCCTGTTTTTGCCACTCAAGCAGCGGCAGAATACTTCAAAGGTCTTTATAGCGTTTTCGGTTCCTGGTATTTGGCGATGGCTTCTTACAACGTGGGTGAAAACCGTGTGAAGCGCGAAGTGATGAATCACTACACACGCGACTTCTGGGAACTCGCTCGTAAAAAACGTTTGCCAAAAGAAACTATCAATTACGTTCCTAAATTCATCGCAGCGAAAATGATCGGTAAAGATCCAGCGAAATATGGATTTGACGATATCGATTATCTTCCACCGATTGAGTTCGATCACATCTCTTTAAAACAACCTGTGAACCTTCGTTCCATGGCTGAAAAGTTGAACTTAAACTATGAGGACTTCAAAGCCCTCAATCCGAAGTTCAAAGGGGAAGTGGCAACGGTTAAAGGTGAAGAGCTGATCTTGCGTGTCCCACCGGGAACAACGGAAGCGGCTATCGTGGCAGCGAATGAAAGCGTTGTCGCTAACGTGCAGTTCATCGCCGACTCTGGTGACACTCAAGCATACCGTATCCGTCGCGGTGATACTTTGAGTACGGTGGCTCGCAAGTACCGCACGACTGTTGCGTACCTTCGTGACCTGAATGATATTCCTCGCCGCAAGCCATTGCGCGTGGGTATGAGAATCTACGTTCCAGATCGCACGCCGATCAAAGACCGTACTTCTGTCAATCGTTCTATCGTAGCGAAAAAATCAAACTCGGATTCAGGCCTTCAAAAGGTGAGTGCTGTGATGAGCGAAGATGGACGTTACTACATCGTTCAGTCTGGTGACTCTTTGTTCACAATCGCGCGCAAGTATTCAACAAGTGTTTCTGAGCTTCAACGTTTGAACAGCATCAAGCGTGGCCGCACATTGAAAGTCGGAATGAAATTGCGTGTGCCAACTCCTGACAGTTCTTCTGTTCGTGAAGTGGCGAAAGCAAAAGTTCACGTTGTTAAAAGAGGCGAAAATCTTTCTGTGATCGCCGCGAAATACAATGTATCGATGTCAGACATTAAGCAAAAAAACAAAATCCGCAATCCAGCTTCGTTAGTTGTCGGATCACGCATCGTAATTCCTTCTGAATCTGCACAATAA